The Xyrauchen texanus isolate HMW12.3.18 chromosome 38, RBS_HiC_50CHRs, whole genome shotgun sequence genome window below encodes:
- the LOC127631798 gene encoding polypeptide N-acetylgalactosaminyltransferase 17-like has product MMRFTGFRTPKSLMAFVMRRWKILLVLNVFTVAGFITFWGKCNLRTAKDVGHQPAAGREQTHFNGSALETSITHDVLLKRLGSLEDVVYRQLNGLSKSLRLIEGFGGRGRGGLPATLTPAEEKEAKYLREKYGYNAFLSDKISLDRSIPDYRPSKCKKAYYPSDLPQISIIFIFVNEALSVILRSVHSAVNHTPAHLLKEIILVDDNSDDEQLKEPLEEYVNKRYPGLIKIVRNQKREGLIRARIEGWKVAIGEVTGFFDAHVEFTPAWAEPVLSRIKDNHKRIILPSIDNIKDETFELERYENSGHGYNWELWCMYISPPKQWWDEGDTSAPIRTPAMIGCSFVVNREYFGELGLLDAGMDVYGGENIELGIRVWLCGGSMEVLPCSRVAHIARTKKPYHSNIAFHTRRNALRVAEVWMDQYKSNVYLAWNLPMKNHGIDYGDISQRVTLRKRLQCKSFEWYLDNIYPEMRRYNNTMFYGEIRNTNVTHLCVDQGMKENHTATLHPCHGWGPQLGRYTKEGYLFLGPLGSTGEETRCVVDDKISSYPQLLNCEKVSNVQQKTWHFAQNEPIINRATGRCLELMPANVSFGYTLVLRSCTGQRWTIKNLMKPHQGQ; this is encoded by the exons ATG ATGCGATTCACTGGGTTCAGAACACCAAAATCCTTAATGGCCTTTGTGATGAGAAGATGGAAAATCTTACTGGTGCTGAATGTGTTTACGGTGGCCGGCTTCATCACTTTTTGGGGCAAGTGCAATTTACGCACAGCTAAAGATGTTGGTCACCAGCCGGCTGCTGGGAGGGAACAGACGCACTTCAATGGATCTGCTCTGGAGACTAGCATCACTCACGATGTGCTCTTAAAGAGACTGGGGTCACTAGAAGATGTGGTGTACAGACAACTAAATG GTTTGTCCAAGTCTCTTAGACTCATCGAAGGTTTTGGGGGCCGTGGTAGAGGCGGGCTGCCAGCAACACTTACGCCGGCGGAAGAAAAGGAGGCCAAGTACCTGAGGGAGAAATACGGATACAATGCATTTCTGAGTGACAAAATCTCTTTGGATAGGTCCATTCCTGACTATCGGCCCAGCAA atgcaAAAAGGCCTATTATCCCAGTGACTTACCACAGATCTCCATTATCTTCATTTTCGTAAATGAAGCATTGTCTGTCATCCTGCGTTCGGTCCATTCGGCTGTCAATCACACTCCAGCCCATCTCCTAAAAGAGATCATCTTGGTGGATGACAACAGTGATGATG AACAACTGAAAGAGCCACTGGAGGAGTACGTCAACAAGCGCTACCCAGGTCTTATCAAAATAGTGCGTAATCAGAAGAGAGAGGGACTCATCCGAGCTCGAATCGAGGGCTGGAAAGTGGCCATTGGGGAGGTGACGGGATTTTTTGATGCCCATGTTGAGTTCACACCTGCATG GGCTGAACCAGTTCTGTCTAGAATCAAGGACAACCACAAGAGGATCATCCTACCATCCATAGATAACATTAAAGATGAGACCTTCGAGCTGGAGCGCTATGAGAACTCCGGCCATGGTTATAACTGGGAGCTCTGGTGTATGTATATCAGCCCACCTAAACAGTGGTGGGATGAAGGAGACACCTCTGCACCTATCAG GACGCCTGCAATGATAGGCTGCTCTTTTGTGGTAAACCGGGAATACTTCGGGGAGTTGGGACTGCTGGACGCGGGGATGGACGTGTATGGAGGCGAGAATATAGAGCTGGGAATCAGG GTTTGGCTGTGTGGAGGAAGCATGGAAGTCTTGCCCTGTTCCAGGGTTGCCCATATTGCTAGGACAAAAAAGCCATATCACAGTAACATCGCCTTTCACACTAGACGAAACGCCCTTCGTGTGGCGGAGGTCTGGATGGACCAATACAAATCGAATGTCTATTTGGCATGGAACCTCCCAATGAAG AACCATGGCATTGATTATGGCGACATATCCCAGAGAGTCACACTCAGGAAAAGACTCCAGTGCAAAAGCTTTGAGTGGTACCTCGATAATATCTATCCAGAGATGAGGAGATACAACAACACAATGTTTTACGGAGAA ATTCGAAATACCAATGTGACCCATCTGTGTGTGGATCAGGGCATGAAAGAAAACCACACAGCAACTCTGCATCCCTGTCATGGTTGGGGACCTCAG TTGGGTCGCTACACTAAGGAGGGTTATCTTTTCCTGGGTCCTCTGGGAAGCACCGGTGAAGAAACTCGCTGTGTGGTGGATGATAAAATCAGCAGCTACCCTCAGCTTCTCAACTGTGAGAAAGTATCCAATGTACAGCAGAAAACTTGGCACTTTGCACAG AATGAACCAATCATCAATCGAGCTACAGGACGCTGTCTCGAGTTGATGCCAGCCAATGTCTCCTTTGGTTACACTCTGGTCCTGCGCTCATGTACTGGCCAGAGGTGGACCATCAAGAATTTGATGAAACCACATCAGGGGCAATGA